One genomic window of Halorubrum hochsteinianum includes the following:
- a CDS encoding DUF5797 family protein: MSLTDEERERLADVVRLQPTKNGELQDAWEMESGSEVHGYLEDHLKEYYYRDDDSLIRTTAEANDLVDVEPGVEPDAVAKGGVPERISVPELEARVVEVLAGPDERSQSVVSVLNALREAYDDDPGVDAVRRALRSLERKNVVEVVYRTVPTFRLAVARDEITVEISE; this comes from the coding sequence ATGAGCCTCACGGACGAGGAGCGCGAGCGGCTCGCCGACGTGGTCCGCCTCCAGCCGACGAAGAACGGCGAGCTACAGGACGCGTGGGAGATGGAGAGCGGCAGCGAGGTCCACGGCTACCTCGAAGACCACCTGAAGGAGTACTACTACCGCGACGACGACAGCCTGATCCGCACGACCGCGGAGGCGAACGACCTCGTCGACGTCGAGCCGGGCGTCGAACCCGACGCGGTCGCGAAGGGCGGCGTGCCGGAGCGGATCAGCGTCCCGGAACTGGAGGCGCGGGTCGTCGAGGTGCTCGCCGGCCCGGACGAGCGCTCGCAGTCGGTCGTCAGCGTGCTCAACGCGCTCCGGGAGGCGTACGACGACGACCCCGGGGTCGACGCGGTGCGGCGCGCGCTCCGCAGCCTCGAACGCAAGAACGTCGTCGAGGTCGTCTACCGGACCGTCCCGACGTTCCGGCTGGCGGTCGCGCGCGACGAGATCACGGTCGAGATCAGCGAGTAG